In Streptomyces qaidamensis, one DNA window encodes the following:
- a CDS encoding YbaK/EbsC family protein, translating into MRAPIGHFDNARPAPDCLDELTAPVAGAVRHWRGSVPAEQIVYVDTDPEWADTATFVEHYGRDLLERSANCVVVAGKRGGEFTLAACVVLSTSRVDVNGVVRRQLGARKASFASVDTATGETGMEYGGITPLGLPDGWPVLVDAAVVDLPYVLVGSGRRRGKLLVPGKAFAELPHAVVLDGLGVS; encoded by the coding sequence AACTCACCGCCCCGGTCGCCGGTGCCGTACGCCACTGGCGGGGCAGCGTCCCGGCCGAGCAGATCGTCTACGTCGACACCGACCCGGAGTGGGCCGACACCGCCACCTTCGTGGAGCACTACGGGCGGGACCTGCTGGAGCGGTCGGCGAACTGCGTGGTCGTCGCGGGCAAGCGGGGCGGCGAGTTCACACTCGCCGCCTGCGTCGTGCTGTCCACCAGCCGGGTCGACGTCAACGGCGTGGTGCGCCGGCAGCTCGGTGCCCGCAAGGCCTCCTTCGCCTCAGTGGACACGGCCACCGGCGAGACCGGCATGGAGTACGGCGGCATCACCCCGCTCGGTCTGCCGGACGGCTGGCCCGTCCTGGTGGACGCGGCCGTCGTCGACCTGCCGTACGTGCTGGTCGGCAGTGGCCGGCGGCGTGGCAAGCTGCTGGTGCCGGGCAAGGCGTTCGCGGAACTGCCGCATGCAGTGGTGCTGGACGGGCTCGGGGTCTCCTGA